ATCTCAcgaattgagaaaaataattttcattgtgaGAGAAATTCTAATGACGGCGCCTTAACTTGtttgatttaaaaagaattcaattaaATCTCATTGCACAAGCTTTGTATAATTCGATTAAAACGTACGATCGATAAACAGACAGGGATACGAATCAGATTCGTGGCCAACGACGCCTCTTTTTCTGATCCTTTCTTCGCCCCATCCTTCTTCGGCAACGCCCGCCGAAGCTTTCAGGAAGCAAGCTACTAATTAGCGATTACCACTCGTTCACGGGGCTTTcgagagaaaatataattagcaCTCACCTTTGTGGGCTGAAGAAGGGGGGAGGCTGCTAAAACACTCGACTGATCTGATCTTGACGTCTCTTAAAATATTCCAAGAGCGTTCGAAGAGTCATCCTCGATCCTCACATGACTTGATCACAAGGAGATATCAatcgtgattttttttttaagatgtaaagaggtatttctttatatcatcGACGTACACATCCATCAGTATtagttttctgaaaaaaaagaacaatacaCTTGTagcataaaaattgtacatgttAATTGATAAAGTAATTCATAGaagttttaatacaatgttatttccgttatcactttttattaaataatactacTTATTTTGGGCtcaaattaatgaatttaatcttttaattagcgcacaaaattaataatatttgataatttttattttcaaaaaaaatttatgttatcaattttttaaatcgttaATTGCTAAAAACTGTCACTCGCTGAGTACTTTGTGTTGCATGTGcacatatttcaattattgttattcagaattatttatggtatataaatatttcggtTTCTATTCTACTttctattgtataattttattctattctagTATATTTCAGGCGGTAAACGCTATTTATCTGCAAAATGAATGATTTCGATTATGGAAACCAGCGAGAAAGTAACGATTGGCATGTCCAAAATGAACaaagagaaatgaaaaatCGGGGTAAGACTGAGAACACAGGATCTGTAACTCTTAAACGATTGGACAGCATTCAGGATCCAGGAAAAAGATACGCACTGAAGGATTACATTGGTAGCGGTGTATACGGCAATGTTTACGAAGGAATTGATCAGCAAGCTGGTACGCATAATAATAggatatatattcatatagacaaatataaaaacatgaaaatgtaaaccataaaatataaagtacagAAGTAGATAAAGAAAACTGCTCTATCTGCCACAAAGAGTAAtcacatacaaaaataaatatatatcgatTATGTTCTAGGAAATAAGAAGGTTGccattaaaattcaaactCTCACGCCGGAAACGCAATCCCTGATTGTGGAAGAATATCGTATTCTTCGTGATTTCGCCGGTCACCCAAATCTACCAGATTTCTACGGGGTATATCGCAAACGATCGGCGAAGAAATCTGATTACGATGAAATGTGGTTCATCATGGAGGTAAGTTCTATAAGCACgagctatatataaaatttaaaacatataattatattaaaaaatataaaaaattacatacaaaatatagaaatatcgtataatttatatgcacTGCAAAGCAATTCCAAGATAATATTCCAAATTTAAAGGCACAAATCAACATTTtcacaaattacaaaattttcttagaatttattattcttagcAAAAAAAATCGAGTTCAGATTTccctttaaaaataaataaaaaattatcatgctGACTTTCACGTCACCTTActgtacttttttattattacttttatcaaaGAGTTATtagtgttacatttttattaatgttcaGAAATCCAAAAATCAGAATCACAGCAAAGTTTCTCATCGATGCCGCGCAATATATTCGCGTTTCCTTTaaagttgtaattttttaacgagaGGAAAACAGAGGGAAAAGAAAGAGGACACGGAacagaaatacaaaataaaagatgacgagagagaaagagtgaggGTTGCCATGTATAACCGTGCTCAGAACCTGGAGGCAATTTCAAGCATTTGAGACCGTCGAATACACAGATAATTTACGACACACGCGCCCCCATTAAACAATCATTAAACTCGTTCGTGTACGCAGGTGAGGCTTGGCACGTCGCGGCTCTAATTTACGGACGGACCTCCGCGATGTGTGCTCGAAACATTATTACTTATCTCGGATAAAGCGACGATCGAGCTGACGTAACACATGCACTCGAAAATCCGCCGAGTTGTCTCAGGAATCGGGATCTTTTCAGCTCCGCCTTTATCGTTCAGAACCCATCAATGCACAGCAGTTTCTTGAAGGAGAAGCCACGTTTCATTaactttcaaatttatatgacATAGCATCAAATatactttcttttatattaattcagacaaattttttcatgctGTCACACGCAAGatataattgtgaaaaaaattttaaatatatgtttttaataacataaaaataagaagcATTATCAAATGTATAAAAGGAGAGATATAATTCTTCAtcaattcaagtttttttattaatcagatttaatttgacaaaagaaagagggaaagaTGTTACCcgcttttttatcattttgtttATGAATAGTTTCAATTAGttcaatttacaaaaatgtatgaactttaatttaaatacaaaagcaCATTcggaaatttataatagaaaatatctaATTACGCGCAAATATTTAATCACATACACAatctcaattatttataattatcctgtatataatataatttattaatatttggtATCTTTATTTGCTCACgagaatttatcttttttaacttcGACCACCCACATTCTCGATCAATCTCCCTTCCTCGCATCTCACACAGATTCAAAGGCGACGCGTGAACACGCCAAAAACGACAAAATCCACCTGAATCTCACGATTCACTTCGGCAACTCGCGTGCGAGTCTCAGAGACGGGCTAAGTACCCGCAACGAAGAAACGTAATGAGTCGCCGGTCGCTACGTTAAGCTCGCTGATTGCTCGTTGCCGGAGATTACAAGCAATAAAGGCGCAAGGTTGGGTCGCGGAGGTTGGTGTGTAGAGGTAGAAAGAAGATGCATCTCGTCGACGGTACAGCACGAACCGAATAGCAGTTTTGTAAGTCAATCGGCTTTAAGTCGACTCAGGCAGAAATGAGCGCCGAGAtctcaaagagaaagagagaaagaaacatcCAACGACAATGTGGCAAGGATTTATCGCCGGTGATATTTCATATCGAGCAAGTTTTATTGGCGCGAACGAAAAGCCTCGTCCCCCCTCGGTAAGATCTCCCGCGACTCTACTGAGAGCAAAATCAAAGATATTCTGGATTGTTATCATATAGAAGTAGGATATTTTTAGCGATTTAACTTTAGCAAAATTAAACACGGAAccgtattaaaatatttgaatggaGTATAATGTTCTCTACAGTGAgcattttgtacaaatatatagtTTTGCGCAAGTCAATAATcaactttaatttaagaaaatacatttgaagAGACGTGTTTTAAAACTGTGAAAGAGAAGGGTTGAATCTATGTTACGATTTGCGATGAGAAAGGTAATATAAAGTGTTGGATCACGTTCACTCATAATTACCGCACGTTTCGTATAATTGTAGATATATATGCGCgaaatttattacactttttGGTTATAAGTTCTGCGGATGCTTAATTTCTAGAGAAATGTATTACGAGGACTTTTCTGActaaatgaattattaaaaaacgtattaaataaagaattattcagaaattaccaatgttttatataaattgtgacAAATTACATTtggcacacacacatatacaaaaaaaaagaattaaaataatttctattctcaataaaatctattcttaaatttatcatgtctAAGACTTGCAGAAGACaagcacatacacacacatgcgtAAACTTAATTCTAAACCCATCCACTGATTCTAATAACTTCCGCAATTAAAATATGGCATTTCAATTAACATATATCAATCTCATGTTATGtcatgaaaaaaaagattataaaccAGTATTACAACAGCCATCATATAAGCGGTgactttataacaaatttaaacttGAATTCGATAAATGGACgcaattttactattaatactttttttttttaagtttaaatttattacatgaaGGAATTTAAAGGTTCTTccgcaataatttattttaatctcatTAACTATGTTTATACTCTCGTTAACCattatactaattttattgtgtttCGACAATTTTGTGAGtaccttaaattttttatataattaatataataacgaatttttattataattaactaataacatgatattacatattatagcTCTGCGAAGGTGGAACAGTCATGGATCTCATTCATGGCATAATTGCAAGCGACAAAAGAATACAGGAAGAACATATTGCCTTCATCTTAAGAGAAGTGATCAAAGTAAGTTTActgttatgtaatataaaccaaaaaaattgtattctacGAATCAAGAAAAtactctaaaaaataaaaaatctaaaattaaagttaaaattataataaaattgagtaGACTATTCTCAACTTGAAAATTTTCCTTTTACTTTTAGAGTGTCCTTGATTCTTAGAGTACAATTTTTCggtgtatgtatattttccaAATACGTATCATATCGTTGAATCGCAATATTTTCTTACGatgtaaattttctcaattttgcattacttattattattttgcgaaACTTATGTAAAATACTTAGATTAGACGTAGACGATGTAATGATATATTGAAACGATATatatctacacggagaaaattttacaataaaaattactatgtacgatagtagttataaaaatttcaaagaattatatcataagttataatgtaaatactatgataatttgatgaagaacatATTCATAATTCCTTTCTTGGTCCCGCGCTTACTATTtatcatagtaatttttactataaaattttttccgtgtataaaTTAAGTAACTCGAGATGcccatcaaaatatttttctgaaaaaacatacaacaaaaattaattaacaaagataaattcccacaatattttaaataagaaataaaataagttttgcATAAGATGTAAGATTAACAATAAATCACGGATCTTATAACGTGAAAACATCTCGGTGACCGAAAACAAGTGAGCCTGACTAAGGTAATTAGTTTTTGCTCGAGTACGAGAAGGTATTATATGCGTCGGTAGCCGAGAAAGGTGGACGTCGCGGAATGTCCAGCAAAATTGTGCCGCAATGTACCCTTCACCATACCCCTTCCTACCCCTCGTCATTCTGTTTCCTTCCTCCCTTTCTTGATACAGagcgtaataaatattacttgcaTGACAGAGCGCACTGGTGAACCGTCAGAAATGATAATAGTAAATGTATAGCCACGGCAATAGTCGCGTTATTACGATATAATTATACTCGATGGTATGTCTCGACGATGCTTTTATCTTGCGGCAGATTATCCCTCTGATTACAGAAGACGCATTGGCGCCGAAGTATACTGCTGTGCAATTACAAGACACAGAAAAACCAAGGTATTTCGTgaccttataaaaataattataattatgataaatatgcGATAAATgactaaaatttcaaaaaagagatattgcagaataattaataaaaacaaaaatttatgcagtaaatatatataactataataactacaggataattatataatttatacataaaaatgaaatatcatGAAACATTCAAATttgatcaaatattttaattctatttctcTGTGTATATAAACTTGGCAAAGCATATTTCTTGAtgtaatatgtttaattttttcttcaaataaaaattttataatttatttgtacactGTGAATCCCTTTGAGtcatttttaactatttcatAGATCGCCATTGTTCCTACTCAATATTTGATCAATTTGACTAAATAAATGGTTGTAATGAACGATATATTGAGTAAGGTCATTAATAATGAGTAAGTGCTTACTCAATACATCGTTAATTAAAACCCAtttatttagtcaaattaatcaaatattaggAGCAGTGGCgacctataaaatatttaaaaataactcaaaTTGAGTACAATTTGACACTACGACTTTAACAGTgtattttactgtaaaaataaaataattagttcgagatttttatcaaagtgtgatacatatatatacatagctGTACAAAtagattaacaaataattgaatttaaaaaatataaaatgcctcatttacaataaaaatacaataaccTAATGAATTCGCGCAATTCATATCCAGTACAAATATTCACTTTTTGTTTTGatcattattaacattaatggGTAATACAGTTAACGTCACGATAAATTTTAACCGCTGcattaattgaatattgccCTTGTTTACGACAATCATAAAACGTAAGCTGTATCGTTAATTTTTCCACAAGTTTCGAAAGAGAAAAACAACAAGAACTGATAATGGTGGATGATGAAACGAACCGGAAATGGAATAATGTGAATAAAGCACAACTTGAGATtcgaataaagaaaattaaaagcacAAGAGACAAGgagaaaaaagacaaaaaatgaAGGAGGAATGAGAGTTTACGAGGAGCTAAACATTCTTCCGTTTCACAAATTACTATGGTTTTGCTTAATAGTTAATGGTTACGGAAAACAGATTCGCTTATTTATGTACAATGATATTATCCTCCATGATTCCGGTTTCTCCTAGGAGGTCGAATAATTGGTGAGGATATCGTGCTCATTTCTCAACGAACTTAAGAAGTtccatatatatatgaaaggAAAAATAGATGAGGAAAAAGACGAGAAAAGAACGAATAACCGATGCACGCCACAGGATGGAACTTAAGTGACTATGTCCGCTTTGATTCGTGTGTCACTCATTTTTTTTgctcattatatttttatatgtattttgattaattattttgttatttactatcatttatgtgtatgtgcgtATATAACACTCAGAATAAAATCAACActgcaacaaaaatattagtcCTTCAATtgcttaaaataaagaaaatatttaaagactaaataataaataaaaaaaacttaaataataaaaagtaatgacctgcttattattatattatcggtattttataaattaagaataatatatatagtttcttgaaaaaattttcatgtcattattttatcttcaATATCATAGCAATCTTATTTGAAAAGAGAACATTAGATAATAACGAGaacataagatattttatacggttttatgtgtaaaaatataaaataatataataataaatatttaacaatctataatttgttaatataatacgTAATTTCGGTAATTTCTTAGAAGTATCCACAGATTTGTCTATTAACTGTACttctattttatatgattatttaattgctaCAACATTGTAACTATAACGTAAGTGTCACAAACCGTTAAACGGTAagcgttaaaatatattattactgtcTTTTATTTCGTGCACCGGTACAAGATAAACAGATAGTAATATGGGAGATCGACAACTTTACAACAtcgttttcaatattttcttatgtacatatataagcTAAAATAAATCGATAAGTGTTGATTTGCAggttttataacattttctagAAATAGCTATTAatacctattttttaatagtgcctcgtaagtaattattaaattgtaaaataaaagagtataaaatgtaaaaagggaaaagaaaaaagatattattgataatggtaaataaaattgtgaataaaaaataatatatatttaataaataataaaattaattaaataatctactgtatatatacatataacttgTCAAAAtctaattcaaaattattgcaattaaaatacagAAAGCGTTTGTGAGTGTACACGCAAATATAAACACATTCTTTCTGATTCCAAagtttagaataataattgtaattatcgAAAATGCCATCATGTAATATCACTGCCGAAGGTTTTgactttttcatataataagaAGAAGCTATTTCTCTCGAAATCCCACTTCTTCCCCTCATAAGTTCACTGAGGAAGCGCGGCGAAAGGGCACGACGTGTAATGGGCCCAGCATTCTTTCTCTCGCGAGTGGCTCATGGCTCACAGCGATAATATTTACGATCCAAGCAGTTTGTCACTAAATCATTATGTGGGTCTACCTTTCGGGTATGCCCTGTGCACGCACAATCCGATGCCCTTCGCCACCGTGCCCAGCACTCCCCGCCTTTTCTCCTCACCCCTCCCCCCCCATCTCCACCTTAGAAACTGCACGCAACCCTCTcgtctccctctttctttttcctccttCCCTCTATACTCTTTCCTCGCAGATACGTGTTCCATGGGCCCGGTAGCGATTCGTCCACGGTCACTCGTGCGGTAAATCAGACCACGCTGACGTTTAATGCCGGCAAATTACACGCGAAATAAATGCCCGCGAAGAGAAGTACGCAGCAAGCGCAGTGCTCGAAACAGAAACACAAAGAGAGCACGGGAAACGGATAAAGAACGAGAGACGAATGGAGACTACCAGTATATGCTTCTTCTGCACAATCATTATATCCCGTTTAATCTTTATCCGCCAATTAACAATTCGTTCGTCCCCTGAGGATTCCCTCCTTATCCTTGTAACTATTTCTTGTGTATCATCCGGTCAACGAACATTCATTAGCGGCGCATTTCCTATCTTTCTGTCTTACTTATCGAATGTGCCATTCagcgaaatataaattttataacatacaaATAACTATTTGTCGTACAgatcataaataattcaaattcaTCGTTACTGATCtgatattgaaattaataagccTAATATAGAAgactcaaattaaattaaagttttaatttaagacaaaaataattctaatgttTCCTAACCGattcaaactaattaatgaaaaattcgtcaaatataaataaaaatttggaaatttacaggaaataaaagaaaaatttataacgacCAACTTCGCAATAGTAACTTAGCCTTAGCTTCGAAGCGTGGCTTTAAAGTAGCTTGCTGATGAACCAGGTATTAATGATTTCATGCTCATGCCACGTTGGAACTGCTCACTGACCCGTGCTTGTTACGCGCCGGCCGCAAATTATAGATTGTTCAATTTGCAGTAAATCTATAAAGACAATTCTCACGAGACGACGAAGGTGCCGAGTTGCCAACTTTTCTTCCGCATCGCCGTATACCTCAAagatattacatttatgttgTTCTTAAATGTCTGCAAtctcaaaatattacaaaatttcatataatatttataggaTTTTACAgttgtcaataaaaaaaaaaactaatcacATCAAATACTTCCTCTACTATTAAATGGATATCGTATATATAACAAGTTTTCTTCCTAAAGATATAATTCGACTACTGTAACAGTCTTTTGTCTAtccagaaaaaaaatctacacatcaaaataaatcaaattatatcagaGCAGATCTAATTTTACAAGTGAACAAgacgtaaaattaaatctgcTCTGATATAATTTGATCCTTGATATgaacattttttcccgggtaCTTGCTTCTAATTGTATGAGTAATAATTCCTCGATTTCATAAAATAGATTCTTGTACACAACGACAATACTACAGCCAGATATCATCTAATATGTCTGTTTTTCAGGCCCTGATCCACTTGCATGAACACAACATAATTCACAGAGACATCCGCGGCAACAATATTGTTCTAACGAAGGAAGGCGAAGTGAAACTAGTGGACTTTGGACTGTCGAGAACAATGAAGGACGAACTCGAGAAAAGACACAGCTACATAGGCTCGCCGTCCTGGATGGCGCCGGAAATGATCGGCAGCAAGGATAGCGAAGCCGACAATGGATACGACAGCCGGGTCGACGTATGGGCGATCGGCATCACGGCGATAGAGCTGGCCGATGGCAAAGCGCCGTTCGAGGACATGCATCCGACTCGTGCGCTCTTCCAGATCGTTCGGAATCCACCCCCGACTCTTTACCGACCCGCCAACTGGTCGAAGAATTTCAATGACTTCATTTCGGAGTACGTGACCCGATAGAtatgaaaatttctttattaacgAACAAGCGCCGTGAACGAAATAAGAGAGTTAAGAGTTACAACGTACACATCTATTTCAGATGCCTCGAAAAGAATCCCGAGAACAGACCGTACATGATGGAGATCATCGAGCATCCCTTTCTGTCGGAGCTACCTGAAAACGATTATaccgtaaaatattttatatttaacgtaGGCTATGAGTTAAATAAGGcagattatatatacaaagcATGATTATAAAATCGTCGTCGATAAACCGCCGAATTTCTGAAATCTCTAAATTCAATCTTTTCTTTAAAGCTCGAGtgattaattgttaaaaataatagaatttgtAGTGACAAatcaaagtttattatttattaagagtagaaaaatttaatatctttcgaaatacttttttgattttaaactTTTCGTAACATTTTGGATAGGTAACTTCGAActgccttttcttttttaaaatccagaaatattataatcaatcGATGTAAATTGCtataatcaagaaaataaaaccgaaaaaataaatacgcgCAACATGTTTCAGTTGACGCAAGAGATCAAAACGCTAGCAATGGATCTGTCGGAAAAGGGCAGAAAACATAGAAAAGCCGAATCAGTAGTTCGTAAAGGTTTTCTAAAGGTAACTAGCACAAAACACAAACTGAATGAAATGGATTTATAAGGGGTGCGTTAGAAGAAAATCTTAATTCAATTCGATAGACTCGTCAGGAAGAATCAGCGAAGCAAATGTTCATGGAGGATTTAGCGGCACTAGATGACTTGACTGAGGACGTGATCCTGGACGAACTTTGGGAGAGATTAAGACGCGGTGAATATCACACGTTTATCGGCGACATCTTACTGATACTCAACCCGAACGAAGAGCAcgatatttacaattttcacGTAAGTTTTATACTAGATTATCAACTTTCTACactcaataaatttatcatttttacaagtttaataattaaaaatggcaTAAACGACAAaacattatatctttttctcaaaatcaatattaaactaatatttttattattaaagaacagataaaaaaatattaatataataaaaagtcaatacaggtagtgaaaaatatttcgattCATAATTcctataaatagatataagcaattatttttatgtctaaGGACCAATTATTCCAACTTATTgttacctatcaggtaaatatgtgtctgtctttatttataagaaaaaatgaagatagacacatgcttaattgatttataatacaagaaattacaaatgcatttttatgatttaatttattctcaaattttgtttataatctCATGTGCACATCAGATATTGCTGCCTTCGCATATGAAAAGGACAGAATTTGTTTAAGAATTGTCAACGTGTATTCAACAATAAGATTgcaaactataaattatataataaaaacgtgaCCAATTTGATTTGCAGCATCACGCAAAGTATCAATGTAAATCGCGATCGGATAATGCCCCTCATATCTATTCCGTGGCGGATAGCGCGTTTCAAGATGTTATGCTAAACGAAGAATCTCAGCACATTTTGTTGGCCGGTGAAAGTAATTCCGGAAAAACGACAAATATGCTGCATCTAGTGGAGCATCTTATGTTCCTCGGAAAAGTGAGCTTGATACAATTaggtgtataaaaaattatgaaaaatgtgtttacatctttttattttcagggTCTGCACGATACCGGAGTGAAAGTGCTAAaagctataaaaattattcatgcTTTTACAAACGCGGCGACACCGCTAAATGCTAATTCCACCAGATGTATATTGCAAACACAGACGACTTTCGGGTCAACCGGCAAAGTATCGGGTGCAATATTCTGGCTATATCAGTTGGAAAAATGGCGCGTTTCAACTCGCGACAGGTACTTTActtgtcaaataaaattatttttattataacatgaTATAACGTATGCAGATTGTAAGCCTTTTAGCTGAAGATTTCTAATCttttagacatttttaatttagcaaaCCAAAATATGGAGCACCAAAGAGTATATCACGTTCTATATTCCAATGTATAACGGGTTATCGTGTACAGGCGTGTAATACAATGATGAAAATAAGCAGTgccttttataatttcttttaattcaaaaaaatgcaaaaattagagaaataatagaaaaacaaattagaaTCTAatctaaatcatttttaatcaaattttaaaatagaaaatatagaaaataataaattataaacggttaattagaaaagaataattcgtGAAAGTAtgtattaacatattataacaaaaaaaattatttttcagaaatcaaTCAAActtccatattttttattatttttatgatggTTTTGAAGCatcagaaaatttaaaaacatttttcctaCCAAGCGGGAGAAAACTTCGATATCTCAGAATAACCGACAAAAGTACTGAAAAGAAACGAGCGTTCAAAGTGAGAAACGATCCGCAAAACAACGCGATTAAACTCAAAGAACTTAGGGAATGTTTCAAGTTTATGGATATGGAGGAGcattgtgaaattatttggaaaattcTCGCAGCTGTACTGATACTCGGAGAGGTTCGGTTCGTTGAAGGCAATAACGGGGAAGCCGAGTTGTATAATGACGAAATTGCTAACAAAGGTAAAAACTTAAATTCGAAGAATTCAATTCGTCATTGCATTTTACAACATTTCGTGATAGATTTACtttgatatattaaatctcgttaaaatatgtatttgtccatgagatacaaaaaaaattgactagCTGTTTCGAATTACAGTGGCGGAACTTCTCGGTTTAGACGCGAAGAAATTTACTTGGGCTCTCATTAATTACTGCTTGATCGTGAAGGGATCAGCGACACGTAGGAAACATACTTGCGAAGAAGCGAAAGAGGCACGGGATGTCTTGGCAAACACTCTTTACCAGCGTTTAGTAGACTGGATAATTAATATGATCAATTATAAGCTTTCAATGACACGTGGTCTTTAGTGAGTTACGCAAAAATTTCATAGAAATACAGAGAAAAtgataagtattttatatatcagtAGATTTCCTTAAtttctacttaaaaaatttttttcagtggtGATAAATATTCTATCAGCATTTTTGATCACTTTGGACTTGAATGTTTCTCAGCAAACAGGCTGGAACAATTACTAGTGAATACAATAAATGagcaaatgcaatattattataatcaaagaGTATTCGGCTGGGAAATGGTAAATTTCGCACGAATaatctgttaaaatttatttttttagctcataataaacttataagattttatttcagtcattatttttcttatgtttaaaaaatattttatcctgTCTTAAAGCCTTAAAAGACTTATCCTGTGattgtgattttattttctcttatttgCAAATGCTGTTGAATGTATGCCATTACATCATAAAGCCACTCGTGCCCTTTAGGTTCGTAAAGTTAATTAAGTATGCGATCATAAAAACTATTTACACGactgtaaatttaaaagatcagCAATTTTCTAAcggaatttattaataattaaatattacataaaagaattcgtatta
This sequence is a window from Monomorium pharaonis isolate MP-MQ-018 chromosome 3, ASM1337386v2, whole genome shotgun sequence. Protein-coding genes within it:
- the LOC105838830 gene encoding neither inactivation nor afterpotential protein C isoform X1; this encodes MNDFDYGNQRESNDWHVQNEQREMKNRGKTENTGSVTLKRLDSIQDPGKRYALKDYIGSGVYGNVYEGIDQQAGNKKVAIKIQTLTPETQSLIVEEYRILRDFAGHPNLPDFYGVYRKRSAKKSDYDEMWFIMELCEGGTVMDLIHGIIASDKRIQEEHIAFILREVIKALIHLHEHNIIHRDIRGNNIVLTKEGEVKLVDFGLSRTMKDELEKRHSYIGSPSWMAPEMIGSKDSEADNGYDSRVDVWAIGITAIELADGKAPFEDMHPTRALFQIVRNPPPTLYRPANWSKNFNDFISECLEKNPENRPYMMEIIEHPFLSELPENDYTLTQEIKTLAMDLSEKGRKHRKAESVVRKGFLKTRQEESAKQMFMEDLAALDDLTEDVILDELWERLRRGEYHTFIGDILLILNPNEEHDIYNFHHHAKYQCKSRSDNAPHIYSVADSAFQDVMLNEESQHILLAGESNSGKTTNMLHLVEHLMFLGKGLHDTGVKVLKAIKIIHAFTNAATPLNANSTRCILQTQTTFGSTGKVSGAIFWLYQLEKWRVSTRDRNQSNFHIFYYFYDGFEASENLKTFFLPSGRKLRYLRITDKSTEKKRAFKVRNDPQNNAIKLKELRECFKFMDMEEHCEIIWKILAAVLILGEVRFVEGNNGEAELYNDEIANKVAELLGLDAKKFTWALINYCLIVKGSATRRKHTCEEAKEARDVLANTLYQRLVDWIINMINYKLSMTRGLYGDKYSISIFDHFGLECFSANRLEQLLVNTINEQMQYYYNQRVFGWEMQEQEEDDIPVQRLRFYDNKEAIDQLMSKEDGLFHIIDDASRQMQDAQYILERIKEHKRGIYVKPVSSHEFTVAHYTGKLIYDASEIATKNRDFVPPEMIGTMRFSSHDTVKQMFINKLTKSGNLTIVREDCCLAAKETTKKKWSALMQESSTFRKYNTASRGQYSQSRKMRTCSSTFKATSLEILKNLATGTGNSGTHFVRCIRSDLEDVPRSFYREVVRQQIRALAVLDTAKARRLGYPYRIPFQEFLRRYKFLAFDFDETVEMTKDNCRLLLIRLKMEGWIIGKTKVFLKYYNQEYLSRLYETQVKKIIKVQCMMRAFLARKNIASKITHIKKEMIKKASIKKNNSITEEEAALMIQKTYRGHMVRKGTESLHKEEMSEETKNFIKLYCNKWRLKSMFQVLLQYRAARYQDFVQLSQQVHLYSQSIVAALEKINENVFLEKIDPNAKINTYISEIRPPQVYKLPFNIQQEFPYFDMNYVNDPSNIKIKRAGRSISSTLSDDESWDAPLRRQTVPWANKNVHTRDVEVQTTNSPHHVSLHRSTVNNEQSLINTPFTRDPSIPIQCPPEEPSRRSVPDFQSNKHDTTQFSGFCTPYSVSNNNINKSVHSRKKVSSPPAASNQTQSSSMCNYELNIQNRNNTERKFENRVNNHINSDNRVNPIKELEMIGRRNNNDENDDTPPFNFQAMLRKTPHQRASMKRNPVYESATPSKSISKFQHRHLDELDTADKSGDSRKDSPEWSPNEMILMSEKYAKENAWDEENTKDSVTTEIAPGIIVKGYVADL